One Deinococcus sp. LM3 genomic region harbors:
- the phoU gene encoding phosphate signaling complex protein PhoU, with translation MREALENDLRAVLNGALNMLGTVERMLPVAADVLLRENVDRLPEVKALDLEVDAQEAQIEAECLRIIALHQPVARDLRMVALILKSLSDIERMGDYVVHVAEDGAELAQAPALKRYVNLARMLERLGEMSENLRTAIADRDVTRAEATVQMDDEVDDLYEQIQRELVTYMLEDPRNISKALMLMRVGRSLERVGDHMENIAERVRYWVTGQREG, from the coding sequence ATGCGTGAAGCCCTTGAAAACGATCTACGTGCCGTCCTGAACGGCGCCCTGAACATGCTCGGCACGGTCGAGCGGATGCTGCCCGTGGCGGCCGACGTGCTGCTGCGTGAGAACGTGGACCGCCTGCCGGAAGTCAAGGCCCTGGACCTCGAGGTGGACGCGCAGGAGGCGCAGATCGAGGCCGAGTGCCTGCGGATCATCGCGCTGCACCAGCCGGTCGCGCGGGACCTGCGGATGGTCGCGCTGATCCTCAAGAGCCTCAGCGACATCGAGCGCATGGGCGATTACGTGGTGCATGTCGCCGAGGACGGCGCGGAACTCGCGCAGGCCCCGGCACTCAAGCGCTACGTGAACCTCGCGCGGATGCTCGAGCGGCTGGGCGAGATGAGCGAGAACCTGCGCACCGCCATCGCCGACCGCGACGTGACGCGCGCCGAGGCGACTGTGCAGATGGACGACGAGGTCGACGACCTGTACGAGCAGATCCAGCGCGAACTGGTCACGTACATGCTCGAGGATCCCCGCAACATCAGCAAGGCGCTGATGCTGATGCGGGTGGGCCGCAGCCTGGAACGCGTGGGCGACCACATGGAGAACATCGCCGAGCGCGTGCGTTACTGGGTGACCGGACAGCGCGAGGGCTGA
- the coaBC gene encoding bifunctional phosphopantothenoylcysteine decarboxylase/phosphopantothenate--cysteine ligase CoaBC, whose translation MNALKSGPTVLVIVGGSMAAVKAPSVLRRLRERGAAVQVIATRAALAFITELSLSTAADGPVGTDEHWFEARPDALHLTHARADVAVVVGASAELLAGAAHGHANELALATLLSVRGPVLWVPAMNELMWMHPAVQANAATLRGWGHAFLGPEVGAFGTRGEGSGVGRMSEPGDIADAALALLSPTAPVRDLAGVRVVVSAGPTREYLDPVRFISNPSSGKMGFAVAEEARDRGADVTLVTGPVNLPDPAGMRVVRIESALELRDAVVEAARAAGIVVMTAAVADYRAATQSGEKQAKVAGDVTVHLTPNPDILAQLGQEKGDRVLVGFAMETHAGVERAALKAQRKNADFILLNYPTREGTAFGGDDNQVTLVRPDGSHEDWPRVSKREVARRLLDEAARRLPGRTGAPATAPITPPIE comes from the coding sequence GTGAATGCGTTGAAGTCCGGGCCGACCGTGCTGGTGATCGTGGGTGGCAGCATGGCGGCGGTGAAGGCCCCGTCGGTGCTGCGGCGGCTGCGCGAGCGGGGAGCGGCGGTGCAGGTGATCGCCACGCGCGCGGCGCTGGCGTTCATCACGGAACTCAGCCTGAGTACGGCGGCAGACGGGCCGGTCGGGACCGATGAGCACTGGTTCGAGGCCCGGCCCGACGCGCTGCACCTGACGCACGCGCGGGCGGACGTGGCGGTGGTGGTGGGTGCGTCGGCGGAGTTGCTGGCGGGCGCGGCGCACGGACACGCGAACGAGCTGGCGCTGGCGACACTGCTGAGCGTGCGTGGGCCGGTGCTGTGGGTGCCCGCCATGAACGAACTGATGTGGATGCACCCGGCGGTGCAGGCGAACGCGGCGACCCTGCGCGGCTGGGGGCACGCGTTCCTGGGGCCGGAGGTCGGGGCCTTCGGGACGCGCGGCGAGGGCAGCGGCGTGGGCCGCATGAGTGAGCCGGGCGACATCGCGGACGCGGCGCTGGCCCTGCTCTCCCCCACCGCCCCGGTGCGGGATCTGGCGGGCGTGCGGGTGGTCGTGTCGGCCGGCCCGACCCGCGAGTACCTGGACCCGGTGCGGTTCATCAGCAACCCGTCGAGCGGGAAGATGGGCTTCGCGGTGGCCGAGGAGGCGCGCGACCGGGGGGCGGACGTGACGCTGGTGACCGGCCCGGTGAACCTGCCGGACCCGGCGGGCATGCGGGTCGTGCGGATCGAGTCGGCGCTGGAACTGCGGGACGCGGTGGTGGAGGCCGCGCGCGCGGCGGGCATCGTGGTGATGACGGCAGCGGTCGCGGACTACCGCGCGGCCACCCAGAGCGGCGAGAAGCAGGCGAAGGTGGCGGGCGACGTGACCGTTCACCTGACACCGAACCCGGACATCCTGGCGCAACTGGGCCAGGAGAAGGGCGACCGGGTGCTGGTGGGCTTTGCCATGGAGACGCACGCGGGCGTGGAACGCGCGGCCCTGAAGGCGCAGCGCAAGAACGCGGATTTCATCCTGCTGAACTACCCGACGCGCGAGGGCACGGCGTTCGGCGGGGATGACAATCAGGTGACGCTGGTGCGCCCGGACGGCTCGCATGAGGACTGGCCGCGCGTCAGCAAGCGCGAGGTGGCGCGGCGGCTGCTGGATGAGGCGGCGCGGCGCCTGCCGGGTCGGACGGGCGCACCAGCGACTGCCCCTATCACCCCGCCCATTGAATAA
- the argR gene encoding arginine repressor yields the protein MPGPLSKEQRQKRIQDIIARESVSTQGELVERLQADGIRVTQATVSRDINELRLVRLPVGKGRHRYALAQTTGHVGAQEELARLFQNFVHDVDRGENMLVIRTAEGHASGVALLLDRVRRDDIVGTIAGEDTIFVVARTTAEAEIIMEEFHALMLG from the coding sequence ATGCCGGGACCGCTCAGCAAGGAACAGCGTCAGAAACGCATTCAGGACATCATCGCCCGCGAGAGCGTCAGCACCCAGGGAGAACTCGTCGAGCGCCTCCAGGCGGACGGCATTCGCGTCACGCAGGCGACCGTCAGCCGCGACATCAACGAACTGCGCCTCGTGCGCCTCCCGGTCGGCAAGGGCCGCCACCGCTACGCCCTGGCCCAGACGACCGGGCATGTCGGCGCGCAGGAGGAACTCGCCCGCCTCTTCCAGAACTTCGTGCACGACGTGGACCGCGGCGAGAACATGCTGGTCATCCGCACCGCCGAGGGACACGCCAGCGGCGTCGCACTGCTGCTCGACCGGGTCCGCCGCGACGACATCGTCGGCACCATCGCCGGCGAGGACACCATCTTCGTCGTGGCCCGCACCACCGCCGAGGCCGAAATCATCATGGAGGAATTCCACGCCCTGATGCTGGGATAA
- a CDS encoding HAMP domain-containing sensor histidine kinase, producing the protein MTLRWRLTLFYTALLALLLTTVGVTTLYLMRSSLIAGLDNDLRGTYTQFTSYVQSTRVSDQLSLPLDANRNEPDQVPDALMLARYQFPNSSLALEQIDVYDRQTLLDSLERARTPEDREALFGTLRALRDASRRSLGVDTEKPIALSEAELAALIRSSGGQLFLNHPVQEPYRPAPTMMRLMVVLTPLSQGLPGQEVPGSLLGTSDGLSIVYVARSLTTVEDTLLKLRNVILLLFVVGLLTAGSGAYVLAGQALQPLRRVQRAAERIGGQTLTERVPVPQTGDEVESLATALNAMLGRLEDSFDAQRRFTSDASHELRTPVTAISGHAGYLLRRTNPNEQQRESLRIIQSESERLTNLIASLLQLARSDSGALVLTREPIFAPLFLTEITRELAPLAQAQHTTLNTTGQDVTFEGDPDRLKQVIINLVSNALKAGAQTVTLDSRPVDRPATGIPTVRLSVQDDGPGIPQGQLERLFDRFYRLEDSRSRDQGGAGLGLSIARGIVDAHGGRIWLESEVGRGTTAFVDLPVGNVPVLDEEDVP; encoded by the coding sequence ATGACGCTCCGCTGGCGACTCACGCTGTTCTACACGGCGCTGCTGGCGCTGCTGCTGACCACCGTGGGCGTGACCACGCTGTACCTGATGCGCAGCAGCCTGATCGCCGGTCTGGACAACGACCTGCGCGGCACGTACACGCAGTTCACCAGTTACGTGCAGAGCACCCGCGTGTCCGATCAGCTGTCGTTGCCGCTGGACGCCAACCGCAACGAGCCGGATCAGGTGCCGGACGCCCTGATGCTGGCCCGCTACCAGTTCCCGAACTCCAGTCTGGCGCTCGAACAGATCGACGTGTACGACCGGCAGACGCTGCTGGACTCGCTGGAACGCGCCCGCACCCCCGAGGACCGCGAGGCGCTGTTCGGCACACTCCGCGCCCTGCGGGACGCGTCTCGCCGCTCGCTGGGCGTCGACACCGAGAAGCCCATCGCGCTGTCCGAGGCGGAACTCGCGGCGCTGATCCGTTCCAGTGGCGGGCAGCTGTTCCTGAACCACCCGGTGCAGGAACCCTACCGGCCCGCCCCGACCATGATGCGCCTGATGGTCGTCCTGACGCCGCTGTCGCAGGGCCTGCCGGGTCAGGAGGTGCCCGGCAGCCTGCTGGGCACCAGCGACGGCCTGAGCATCGTGTACGTCGCGCGGTCCCTGACGACCGTGGAGGACACCCTCCTGAAACTGCGGAACGTGATCCTGCTGCTGTTCGTGGTGGGCCTGCTGACGGCCGGCAGCGGTGCGTACGTGCTGGCCGGGCAGGCGCTGCAACCGCTGCGCCGCGTGCAGCGGGCCGCCGAACGCATCGGCGGGCAGACCCTGACCGAGCGCGTGCCAGTCCCGCAGACCGGCGACGAGGTCGAGTCGCTCGCCACAGCGCTGAACGCCATGCTGGGCCGCCTGGAGGACAGTTTCGACGCGCAGCGCCGCTTCACCAGCGACGCCAGCCACGAGCTGCGCACGCCGGTCACGGCCATCAGCGGGCACGCCGGGTACCTGCTGCGCCGCACCAACCCCAACGAGCAGCAACGCGAGAGCCTGCGGATCATCCAGAGCGAATCCGAACGCCTGACGAACCTGATCGCCAGCCTGCTGCAACTGGCCCGCAGCGACAGCGGCGCGCTGGTCCTGACGCGCGAACCGATCTTCGCGCCGCTGTTCCTGACCGAGATCACCCGCGAACTCGCGCCGCTGGCGCAGGCGCAGCACACCACCCTGAACACCACCGGGCAGGACGTGACCTTCGAGGGCGACCCGGACCGCCTGAAGCAGGTGATCATCAATCTCGTCAGCAACGCCCTGAAGGCCGGCGCGCAGACCGTCACGCTCGACAGCCGCCCCGTGGACCGCCCCGCCACCGGCATCCCCACCGTACGCCTGAGCGTGCAGGACGACGGGCCGGGCATCCCGCAGGGACAGCTCGAACGCCTGTTCGACCGCTTCTATCGCCTGGAGGACAGCCGCAGCCGCGACCAGGGCGGCGCGGGCCTGGGCCTGAGCATCGCGCGCGGCATCGTCGACGCGCACGGCGGCCGCATCTGGCTGGAAAGCGAGGTCGGGCGAGGCACCACCGCCTTCGTGGACCTCCCGGTGGGCAACGTGCCGGTCCTCGACGAGGAAGACGTCCCGTGA
- a CDS encoding response regulator transcription factor — MERKPLVLVIEDEKDIARFIELELAAEGYATEVAFDGVTGLSKFREVNPDLVILDLMLPVLDGLEVARRIRKTSNTPIIILTAKDGIQDKVEGLDSGADDYLIKPFSIEELLARVRAHLRRVNPAVTGEVRVADLVMNLDGREIFRGGRRVELSAKEFELLELLARNPGKVFSRFEIEEKVWPEYTGGSNVVDVYIGYLRRKLEEGGERRLIHTVRGVGYVLREE, encoded by the coding sequence ATGGAACGTAAGCCCCTGGTACTTGTCATCGAGGATGAGAAAGACATCGCTCGATTCATTGAACTCGAACTCGCCGCCGAGGGGTACGCCACCGAAGTCGCCTTCGACGGCGTCACCGGGCTCTCCAAATTCCGTGAAGTCAACCCCGACCTCGTCATCCTCGACCTGATGCTTCCGGTCCTCGACGGCCTGGAGGTCGCCCGGCGCATCCGCAAGACCAGCAACACCCCGATCATCATCCTGACGGCCAAGGACGGCATTCAGGACAAGGTCGAGGGCCTGGACAGCGGCGCCGACGACTACCTGATCAAACCGTTCTCCATTGAGGAACTGCTGGCCCGCGTGCGCGCCCACCTGCGCCGCGTGAACCCGGCCGTGACCGGCGAGGTCCGCGTGGCCGATCTGGTCATGAACCTCGACGGCCGCGAGATCTTCCGGGGTGGGCGCCGCGTGGAACTGTCCGCCAAGGAGTTCGAGCTGCTGGAACTGCTGGCCCGCAACCCCGGCAAGGTCTTCTCCCGCTTCGAGATCGAGGAGAAGGTCTGGCCCGAGTACACCGGCGGCAGCAACGTCGTGGACGTGTACATCGGCTACCTGCGCCGCAAGCTGGAAGAGGGCGGCGAGCGCCGTCTGATTCACACCGTGCGCGGCGTCGGCTACGTGCTGCGCGAGGAGTAA
- a CDS encoding adenylate/guanylate cyclase domain-containing protein, translating to MADLLLPLPGAHDSTLACLVMVDLVGSTAMATALPLRNYQTLMQEFVQVMILSLEARGGQVLQHQGDAVLAWWPLEQASAACVAAAEAHDRAARLTLAAQLGQRLRLRAGVSGGEVIMGVVGGQNSAYGLPVNYATRLCGAAEPGQTLLCDSVLGYARELPTRPYQPLHLRGFGDNCRAHLLRPLPAPGPRAADES from the coding sequence ATGGCTGATCTTCTGCTTCCCCTTCCCGGTGCCCACGACAGCACCCTGGCGTGCCTGGTGATGGTCGACCTGGTCGGCAGCACAGCCATGGCCACAGCGCTTCCGCTGCGCAATTACCAGACACTCATGCAGGAATTCGTGCAGGTCATGATCCTGAGCCTCGAGGCGCGCGGCGGTCAGGTGCTTCAGCATCAGGGGGACGCCGTGCTCGCGTGGTGGCCGCTGGAGCAGGCCAGCGCCGCCTGCGTCGCGGCGGCCGAGGCCCACGACCGCGCCGCCCGCCTGACCCTGGCTGCCCAGCTGGGACAGCGGCTGCGTCTGCGGGCCGGTGTGTCCGGCGGCGAGGTGATCATGGGCGTCGTGGGCGGCCAGAACAGCGCCTACGGCCTGCCGGTCAACTACGCCACGCGCCTGTGCGGGGCCGCCGAGCCCGGCCAGACGCTGCTGTGCGACTCGGTGCTCGGGTACGCCCGGGAACTGCCGACCCGGCCCTACCAGCCGCTGCACCTGCGGGGCTTCGGTGACAACTGCCGCGCTCACCTGCTGCGGCCCCTGCCGGCGCCCGGTCCGCGCGCCGCGGATGAAAGCTGA
- the mqnP gene encoding menaquinone biosynthesis prenyltransferase MqnP produces MKTYLELVKFEHTVFALPFAYAGMLLASMQQDGTGWPGWGVLVWVTVAMAAARTAAMGANRVIDRFIDARNPRTAGREVPSGKVSPAQAWALVVVSLIVMAFAAAQLNPLCLALMPLAVVFLIGYPYTKRFTWLCHAWLGVTDGAAAAGGWIAVTGEFAPGAWALWAVVIFWMIGLDVIYATMDRDFDVANGIRSIPARFGIARALRIAAASHALTFALLLLVGVLTGASFWYYLAALVMGGILLFEHRIVNPDDLARVNVAFFDANMWLALTMLAGVIADVTWRTLT; encoded by the coding sequence TTGAAAACCTACCTTGAACTGGTGAAGTTCGAGCATACCGTGTTCGCGTTGCCGTTCGCGTACGCGGGCATGTTGCTGGCCAGCATGCAGCAGGACGGCACCGGCTGGCCCGGCTGGGGCGTGCTGGTGTGGGTGACGGTCGCCATGGCCGCCGCCCGCACGGCCGCCATGGGTGCCAACCGGGTAATCGACCGGTTCATCGACGCCCGCAACCCCCGCACGGCGGGCCGCGAGGTGCCGAGCGGGAAGGTCAGTCCGGCGCAGGCCTGGGCGCTGGTGGTGGTCAGCCTGATCGTCATGGCGTTCGCGGCGGCGCAGCTGAACCCACTGTGCCTGGCGCTGATGCCGCTGGCGGTGGTGTTCCTGATCGGCTACCCGTACACCAAGCGGTTCACGTGGCTGTGTCACGCGTGGCTGGGCGTGACGGACGGCGCGGCGGCAGCCGGCGGGTGGATCGCCGTGACCGGCGAGTTCGCGCCGGGCGCCTGGGCGCTGTGGGCGGTGGTGATCTTCTGGATGATCGGCCTGGACGTCATCTACGCCACCATGGACCGTGACTTCGACGTGGCGAACGGCATCCGGAGTATCCCGGCCCGTTTCGGGATCGCGCGGGCGCTGCGGATCGCGGCGGCCAGTCACGCCCTGACCTTCGCGCTGCTGCTGCTGGTGGGTGTCCTGACCGGCGCGAGCTTCTGGTACTACCTCGCGGCGCTGGTGATGGGCGGCATCCTGCTGTTCGAGCACCGCATCGTGAACCCGGACGACCTGGCGCGGGTGAACGTGGCGTTCTTCGACGCGAACATGTGGCTGGCGCTGACCATGCTGGCCGGCGTGATCGCGGACGTGACGTGGCGCACCCTGACCTGA
- a CDS encoding nitric oxide synthase oxygenase, with protein sequence MPASAPQPDQTQQSEALDFLHLYHTETGRPGLRQRQAEVYRGRLTLSTEELTFGARVAWRNSTRCVGRLPWQTLRVNDLRHVTDHDEVFAHLLAHLRGALNGGRILPTMSVFGPGVRIHNDQLIRYAGYRQPDGTVIGDPQNTDLTDHLRRLGWAGGAGTRFDVLPLAIEAHGQVRLFELPADAAHEVHITHPDCPAIGKLGLRWHALPVISNLTLEVAGQSFQAAPFNGWYLQTEIAARNLSDEDRYDQLPAVAAALGLDTASRRSLWVDRALLELNVAVLHSFDQAGVRIADHHAVTRQFRHFEALEARAGRPVQGRWSWLVPPMAPATTPLWDRRYDDREVRPNFTPQPPAWRAARPGVCPFHP encoded by the coding sequence ATGCCCGCGTCCGCACCACAGCCCGATCAGACGCAGCAGAGCGAAGCGCTGGACTTCCTGCACCTGTACCACACCGAAACCGGACGGCCCGGCCTGCGACAGCGGCAGGCCGAGGTGTACCGGGGCCGCCTGACCCTCAGCACCGAGGAGTTGACCTTCGGCGCGCGGGTCGCGTGGCGCAACAGTACCCGCTGCGTGGGCCGTCTGCCCTGGCAGACGCTGCGCGTGAACGACCTGCGCCACGTGACCGACCACGACGAGGTCTTCGCGCACCTGCTGGCCCACCTGCGCGGCGCGCTGAATGGCGGCCGGATCCTGCCCACCATGAGCGTGTTCGGCCCTGGCGTGCGCATTCACAACGATCAGCTGATCCGTTACGCCGGGTACCGCCAGCCGGACGGCACGGTGATCGGCGACCCGCAGAACACCGACCTGACCGATCACCTGCGCCGCCTGGGCTGGGCGGGCGGCGCCGGAACCCGCTTCGACGTGCTTCCCCTGGCGATCGAGGCACACGGACAGGTGCGGCTGTTCGAACTACCCGCCGACGCGGCGCACGAGGTCCACATCACGCACCCCGACTGCCCGGCCATCGGGAAGTTGGGGCTGCGCTGGCACGCCCTGCCGGTCATCAGCAACCTGACCCTGGAGGTCGCGGGGCAGTCGTTCCAGGCGGCGCCGTTCAACGGCTGGTACCTGCAGACCGAGATCGCCGCGCGCAACCTCAGCGACGAGGACCGGTACGATCAGCTGCCGGCCGTGGCGGCGGCGCTGGGACTCGATACGGCGTCCCGCCGCTCGCTGTGGGTGGACCGCGCGCTGCTGGAACTGAACGTGGCGGTGCTGCACTCCTTCGATCAGGCGGGCGTGCGGATCGCGGATCATCACGCGGTCACGCGGCAGTTCCGGCACTTCGAGGCGCTGGAGGCCCGCGCCGGTCGCCCGGTGCAGGGCCGCTGGTCCTGGCTGGTACCGCCCATGGCGCCGGCCACCACTCCACTGTGGGACCGCCGGTACGACGACCGCGAGGTCCGCCCGAACTTCACGCCGCAGCCGCCCGCCTGGCGGGCGGCGCGGCCCGGTGTGTGCCCGTTTCACCCGTAG
- a CDS encoding alpha-hydroxy acid oxidase, producing the protein MTTPGPDLTRAVNLADLEALGRAALDQGALEYYASGANDEHTLRENHAAYARARLRPRMLADVSGVDTATSVLGLPLSSPIGIAPSAFHGLAHPDAERATARAAHARGSVMTLSTFSNTPIATVGADAQGRFWFQLYLLRDRELSRQTIAQAEAAGARALVFTVDAPYLGRREANERHRFALPAHLSAPNVATRDSLAQVETDSGSQLANYFQHLVDKAFTWRDLDWLRAQTRLPIVLKGILTAEDATLAAEHGCHVWVSNHGGRQLDTAISSFEALPEIVDAVAGRAEIYLDGGITRGTDVLKAVALGARAVFLGRAALWGLAAGGQAGVERTLELLEDEFRLAMALCGAARVEELTPALVRL; encoded by the coding sequence ATGACCACCCCAGGACCGGACCTGACCCGCGCCGTGAACCTCGCCGATCTGGAAGCCCTGGGGCGCGCCGCGCTGGACCAGGGCGCCCTGGAGTACTACGCGAGCGGCGCGAACGACGAACACACCCTGCGAGAGAACCACGCCGCATACGCCCGCGCGCGCCTGCGCCCCCGCATGCTGGCCGACGTGTCGGGCGTGGACACGGCCACCAGCGTGCTGGGCCTGCCGCTGAGCAGTCCCATCGGGATCGCGCCCAGCGCCTTTCACGGACTGGCGCACCCGGACGCCGAGCGCGCCACCGCCCGCGCCGCCCACGCGCGGGGCAGCGTCATGACACTCAGTACCTTCAGCAACACGCCCATCGCCACCGTCGGCGCGGACGCGCAGGGCCGCTTCTGGTTTCAGCTGTACCTGCTGCGCGACCGCGAACTGAGCCGCCAGACCATCGCTCAGGCCGAGGCAGCCGGAGCCCGCGCGCTGGTCTTCACCGTGGACGCCCCGTACCTGGGCCGCCGCGAGGCGAACGAACGCCACCGCTTCGCCCTGCCCGCCCACCTGAGCGCCCCGAACGTCGCCACGCGCGACAGTCTCGCGCAGGTCGAGACGGACAGCGGCTCACAGCTCGCCAACTACTTCCAGCATCTGGTGGACAAGGCCTTCACGTGGCGCGACCTGGACTGGCTGCGCGCCCAGACGCGACTGCCCATCGTCCTGAAAGGCATCCTGACCGCCGAGGACGCCACCCTGGCCGCCGAGCACGGCTGCCACGTCTGGGTCAGCAACCACGGCGGACGGCAACTGGACACCGCCATCAGCAGCTTCGAGGCCCTCCCGGAAATCGTGGACGCCGTCGCCGGGCGCGCCGAGATCTACCTTGACGGCGGCATCACGCGCGGCACGGACGTCCTGAAAGCCGTGGCGCTGGGCGCCCGCGCCGTGTTCCTCGGCCGGGCCGCCCTGTGGGGCCTCGCCGCCGGAGGGCAGGCCGGCGTGGAACGCACCCTGGAGCTGCTGGAAGACGAATTCCGGCTT